A region of Acidobacteriota bacterium DNA encodes the following proteins:
- the tig gene encoding trigger factor gives MDITFKSQEGCRKTYSIHSPWDEVEPKFREVVRAVRGQAHLHGFRPGKAPEGLVKGRFQKEIREEVLERFLPDAARETLQKFSLDPVVEPYVEAVQLEEGHPFVCDLHVEVAPEVPEVNAQGIVVRCPRAEVKEAQVDRVLEGLRERAAVMKPQEVASEGDYLSVTMRRKGQAKGQDLFLRALADSHHPAERALSGRKTAEVFDLKVEPEAGEGEPGHDSPHAHLAPGEYEFTVNKIVRREVPPLGDDLAKDLGAESLEALRDRVRKDVEARLQAEMRALQEDRLIEALLDKYPVPAPPTLADRQLREDLQSMAEEWARQGLDPTKAGVNWEEIARSRRSVSERKVSAYYLLKAVAERNGLTVAEDELAAYFQNLAEGSRMPADRIRARYEKEGRLDDVRDLLARKKALGLLLSQASVTLVEAEPVPAEEG, from the coding sequence TCCGGGAGGTGGTCCGGGCCGTAAGGGGCCAGGCCCATCTGCACGGATTTCGCCCCGGAAAAGCCCCGGAGGGACTGGTCAAGGGCCGGTTTCAAAAAGAAATCCGAGAAGAGGTGCTGGAGCGGTTTCTCCCCGACGCGGCCCGGGAAACCCTCCAGAAATTCTCCCTCGACCCCGTGGTGGAGCCTTACGTGGAGGCGGTCCAGCTGGAGGAAGGCCATCCCTTCGTCTGCGATCTGCACGTGGAGGTCGCCCCGGAGGTTCCCGAGGTGAACGCCCAGGGCATCGTGGTGCGGTGCCCCCGGGCCGAAGTCAAGGAGGCCCAGGTGGACCGGGTTCTCGAGGGACTTCGGGAGCGCGCCGCCGTGATGAAGCCCCAGGAGGTGGCGTCCGAAGGGGATTATCTGTCCGTGACCATGAGGCGGAAGGGGCAGGCCAAGGGCCAGGACCTCTTTCTGCGGGCGCTCGCGGACAGCCACCATCCGGCGGAGCGGGCACTGTCCGGCAGAAAGACCGCCGAGGTCTTTGATCTCAAGGTGGAGCCCGAGGCCGGTGAGGGAGAGCCGGGCCACGATTCTCCCCACGCCCACCTGGCCCCCGGGGAATACGAATTCACGGTAAACAAGATCGTCCGGCGGGAGGTCCCGCCCCTGGGGGACGATCTGGCCAAGGACCTGGGGGCGGAGAGCCTGGAGGCCCTTCGGGATCGGGTGAGAAAGGACGTGGAGGCCCGCCTTCAGGCGGAAATGCGCGCCCTGCAGGAGGACCGGCTCATCGAGGCTCTCCTCGACAAGTATCCCGTGCCGGCTCCCCCGACGCTGGCGGACCGGCAATTGCGGGAGGACCTGCAATCCATGGCGGAGGAGTGGGCCCGGCAGGGGCTCGACCCGACCAAGGCGGGCGTGAACTGGGAGGAGATCGCCCGGTCTCGCAGGTCCGTGTCCGAGAGGAAGGTGTCGGCCTACTACCTATTGAAGGCCGTGGCCGAGCGGAACGGCCTGACCGTCGCCGAGGACGAACTCGCGGCCTATTTCCAGAACCTGGCCGAGGGCTCGCGGATGCCCGCGGACCGGATTCGGGCCCGGTACGAAAAGGAGGGGCGCCTCGACGACGTGCGAGACCTGCTGGCCCGCAAGAAGGCGCTGGGCTTGCTTCTTTCCCAGGCTTCCGTTACATTGGTCGAAGCTGAGCCCGTCCCGGCGGAGGAAGGCTGA